The following coding sequences are from one Mus pahari chromosome X, PAHARI_EIJ_v1.1, whole genome shotgun sequence window:
- the Araf gene encoding serine/threonine-protein kinase A-Raf isoform X3: MEPPRGPPVSGAEPSRAVGTVKVYLPNKQRTVVTVREGMSVYDSLDKALKVRGLNQDCCVVYRLIKGRKTVTAWDTAIAPLDGEELIVEVLEDVPLTMHNFVRKTFFSLAFCDFCLKFLFHGFRCQTCGYKFHQHCSSKVPTVCVDMSTNRRQFYHSIQDLSGGSRQQEAPSNLSVNELLTPQGPR, encoded by the exons ATGGAACCACCACGAGGCCCTCCTGTTAGTGGGGCTGAGCCATCTCGGGCAGTTGGCACTGTCAAAGTGTACCTGCCTAACAAGCAACGCACAGTG gtgactGTCCGGGAAGGCATGAGTGTCTATGACTCTTTGGACAAGGCCCTGAAGGTGCGGGGTCTCAATCAGGACTGCTGCGTGGTGTACAGACTCATCAAAGG AAGAAAGACAGTCACTGCCTGGGACACAGCCATTGCGCCTCTGGATGGTGAGGAGCTCATTGTGGAGGTCCTTGAAGATGTGCCACTGACCATGCACAATTTT GTACGGAAGACATTCTTCAGCCTGGCCTTCTGTGACTTCTGCCTTAAGTTTCTGTTCCATGGATTCCGCTGCCAGACCTGTGGCTACAAGTTCCACCAGCATTGTTCCTCCAAGGTCCCCACCGTCTGCGTTGACATGAGTACCAACCGCCGACA GTTCTACCACAGCATCCAGGATTTGTCTGGAGGCTCCAGGCAGCAGGAGGCTCCCTCAAATCTCTCTGTGAATGAGCTGCTAACCCCCCAGGGTCCCAGGTAG